One genomic window of Megachile rotundata isolate GNS110a chromosome 12, iyMegRotu1, whole genome shotgun sequence includes the following:
- the LOC100881813 gene encoding uncharacterized protein LOC100881813 isoform X2, translating into MSSHIQKSCVGLEATLSDSKKKYGDKVNALLSAWEHVTNFIPGATPEATQSLIEWAHKHTLKLVLRGEWPKLSPATKTHLSVTLQRCASHLVQHPAAPRCTALIALVHNPWTHPALDSILNGQPDSEHEEEFCCSEKGELLTMRLKILCEDRCEDIAVNLAAACVRSLRRSDRLRSLSDSHHVQYMIDVYIVLLYKLKRTQDIFAQLKLMDLSDGLELVQRLSGERPTKYGTARVWRNSIKAAELVAQYLVTAGMVRPVPETGANILEQILNSWALLHSKLKDVAPTLPGMIRKLIEPAESAQHIYIFCAVLAKHFGDSIKPLVIELYIRALTTDMNELESQKTKSDTEKVRETAKRLSTQFLKLADVVGNNIGIARECVLTAFSLHPTRACYDRIKEIAVACGKTKEDGASNESNIVTDKFKHVLENNHSSTGFKKPDNNIGDKNEGMKAANVETASSLCGSSLLAVSSSVVTKKNMDFQNGQVSKSFERTDQLLKSLLSTSKKTDSTISANDRCPLHPKRDSLVNETLGELCFNCGEFTGNDVSKSKSPESNETMSKNVERSLDALILIKGDAVTGSANYDEKSVPNQVLDAEKLGLSPQLCDDLAVVLSSPRYHMLSWVLDWKELNGLCERYLENAEEMRNTNKELKYLNIDYSQFKDWPSEDETKDIFFGIEKGYEQWVDLPSDNSEQFGSFQPANSYKRATARRSLDDTTTTDSDSGSILRIRRSGKQRKIHRLESSESEYDSIERKPKHFRNRVSSVSDTDSNTQDSQADSLGSGGYRLDTKKKSMKLTGKETNKKRSKASKLTAESMSHFHMLINENVRHANTNEDASGSDVSSNDIITLFSADMDENKRETIKGSAYTAAAPLIITERRSDPAVLKSLRMFRPQNSKKPTRISQILQKNLLNKSKDNNNLENNANSVAKFAPMLSTLNLNPKIVLTRADEVDRRLIRAKKQQRLSSGDITSELMNIQKNMPFSPNKNSISTYQKQKGTGGAITGKTDLASADRRDLNCKSNLGKRKFDILAKAVRDSDILAKNVPGLNSLDMMVPPRMRPTVNVVQLSRNIPQSPNSGSVNSGNTPPRPNRTPSIAGNIQLPGTPSSGGHDSGVGMSPAGQTPPSRSSTLPDVGEEANQPPDSSPTSSTTTNVSNQLEPDTSPRTVPIRRNQPNQSPKKSPSPCSAVTTTTTAGSGGSSSAITSEQLQIVCKPDGTYQLASVNPNIVSNQRNILNLQNIEDGNIGTFSRQTQRIADNGNSTRSTYDRLTSSSTKSTSQTAQNTGLPKFQQAFGKTIYTLSTDTSTSGTSEPLVQSVSPQKTTNLSKAVQTSVPNAQQTNPSAGINVQSIANIPNTLQLSTSRQILNIVQNSGNNANVATSPNANQTLTQLVQSVQNASPGVIYTHKIPVTISTTNPSQLNIIPTISHANSIPSGRTPVVKLNIIRAPLRQQNITGAIQAVLTTPRLQQQQQQQPTQQQQQQQQQQQQQQQQQQQQQQQQQQQPPSVRTDSLLGSPIEVPNQVSSTTLEQLREFESVLEQVKERSTIQPQSHQMISTAVTTTVQTQTTTQQSQASKQQQVSVSALAQQLLMPTQQTGNSDFASNGNAVNFQQDVFSQKVSLTYANQNTGTATAAVAAAAPKTPNSTPVVVVTSYCQPAASPALSVTSQSSSSPCVTPAPAPIPGKTPPTPPSSKTVKKSAPKTVKTSATNTSKASPIPKPQQKPQEDEQTAQRIYAILDEYAEQLRNSPDLNNKPAPRRRSNPPTNPSQSSKRKKSNANKTKPVGQQNSELSPSTDDLGRTMGSEDSSSGVVHVQDSPAGFSAPEEPTNNIGNVTDASAEVRNLTNDSNDGVELNVKRRNLIFAEPGSGQPRAVIVQEAVQTSSVSVSEALASVTGKMGSTAVLVPGTNYILPMNLMKGGQQFTIVSSGSKLLATVPATVRTTGNTGVSNTLVLQSFLNQAGKIISQPAQVKQVKIPTLQTLSGNQTLAAAQNVQNASVVIPQTGNGSQFAGDSATEKNNIIGDLAMAKSDPAAGGVGVESATNTIVVNKSNSTIGLIQRNLNEPTENQQICGVITSNPNLTLQGTRLFNSSIHKLSTPTLKSDNVVCLTPAATITHTADKKSSQESQCHSEKPVSIQPGATIALAFATQSDVSMLNDAQQQQQQPQQQQQQQQQQQQQQQQQQQQQQQHQQQQQQQKDTKEISTELIPGAKIISPKTVKRKIDDAMDSMSTITVASKQAAGGIDNAAQFLVTGGPSSSDSQESAVQQTGEGIEVSCKVGNGLLYGNARLQEAWEPEGKVSPDTPWRYVPTSTNSLNIEPLNSRYVDNSENVQSVLQIINKGQGIEMASGQIYQTNTKKYFMNHTLEPFQQYSNKSNAMKMPLNPRLDRELLQQKMERKAAAMEREMRLQKSLSEECEDLGVDEPSTSDLFPEADLLFDTNHSPSFDHSSQDASCSQPLGMKSYSGSYFRSLDSSSGSRDASPVADFKANERKKNSGQRTRSSKDSSSKRSKRDKAVEELHLENPAKHMRLTLDNLSQDEASNSTSDISRLSPANLGSLESDSLKDATRVKIISRNGSKEGSPSSVSSIPSNMKLDIDLDSESLPPSINVNNASAASSGDESLTLLSGTTADVTIPSPLSPIAGPMLSTHKYTYTNKKRIASKVTRMDYLSWGSPMSERTRSSSDEEDSSVSESIGSQPEENALSNGLDDSVHSLKSLSSERRCSYFKKKDKLQVNARVVLNRTDHKGSLSKRIKANESIQESVMVSSDKASEPSDDETGNIAMVEPDCRARRSSLRGHVKKGCACCNGSPERPKKKSVKTDHSRLKKRLSSKQASKKR; encoded by the exons ATGTCTTCGCACATCCAAAAGTCGTGCGTG GGGCTTGAAGCGACATTGAGTGACAGCAAAAAGAAGTACGGCGACAAGGTGAATGCACTTCTGTCCGCCTGGGAGCATGTCACCAATTTCATTCCTGGGGCAACGCCAGAGGCCACCCAGTCTCTCATAGAATGGGCTCACAA ACACACGTTGAAACTGGTACTGCGCGGGGAGTGGCCAAAGTTGTCACCCGCGACGAAGACGCACCTCAGTGTAACGTTACAGAGGTGCGCCTCTCACCTGGTGCAACACCCCGCTGCACCAAGGTGTACTGCCCTGATAGCTCTGGTGCACAATCCATGGACTCATCCCGCTCTCGACAGCATACTTAACGGCCAACCGGATTCCGAACATGAAGAGG AATTCTGTTGTTCGGAGAAAGGCGAACTGCTGACAATGAGGTTAAAAATACTTTGCGAGGACCGCTGCGAGGATATTGCGGTGAACCTCGCCGCTGCCTGCGTACGTTCTCTCCGAAGGAGCGATCGATTGCGTTCGCTCTCGGATTCTCATCACGTTCAATATATGATCGATGTTTATATTGTCCTCTTGTATAAATTGAAACGCACGCAAGATATATTCGCTCAA TTAAAATTAATGGATCTCAGTGACGGACTGGAACTGGTCCAAAGACTCAGCGGTGAAAGACCGACAAAGTATGGAACTGCACGGGTTTGGAGGAATTCGATAAAAGCTGCCGAATTGGTTGCGCAATATCTCGTTACGGCTGGAATGGTACGACCTGTACCAGAAACGGGCGCGAATATTTTGGAACAAATTTTAAACTCATGGGCATTGTTGCATTCGAAGCTGAAAGACGTTGCGCCCACGTTGCCCGGGATGATACGAAAATTGATTGAACCTGCCGAAAGTGCACagcacatttatatattttgtgcaGTACTTGCGAAACAC TTTGGCGATAGTATAAAGCCTTTGGTGATCGAACTGTACATCAGGGCGTTAACGACGGATATGAACGAGTTGGAGAGTCAGAAAACAAAATCTGACACGGAAAAGGTTCGCGAAACCGCGAAACGTTTAAGCACGCAATTCTTGAAGCTGGCCGATGTGGTTGGCAACAACATCGGTATCGCGAGGGAATGTGTTCTTACGGCATTCTCGTTGCATCCCACGAGAGCTTGTTACGACCGGATCAAGGAAATCGCCGTGGCATGCGGAAAGACGAAAGAAGATGGAGCTTCCAACGAAAGTAACATCGTCACCGACAAATTCAAGCACGTATTGGAGAACAATCACTCGAGCACAGGATTCAAGAAACCGGACAACAATATCGGTGATAAGAACGAAGGAATGAAAGCCGCGAACGTAGAAACGGCCTCTTCTTTGTGCGGTTCTTCGTTACTCGCCGTTTCCTCGTCTGTAGTTACTAAGAAAAACATGGATTTTCAAAATGGTCAAGTGAGCAAGAGTTTCGAACGAACGGATCAACTGCTGAAAAGTCTTTTAAGTACCTCGAAAAAAACGGATTCCACGATTTCGGCTAACGACAGATGTCCCCTGCACCCGAAGAGGGATTCGCTGGTCAACGAAACTTTAGGCGAGCTTTGTTTCAATTGCGGCGAATTTACCGGGAACGACGTATCCAAAAGTAAATCCCCGGAATCGAACGAAACGATGTCTAAGAACGTCGAACGATCACTGGACGCTTTAATTTTGATCAAAGGGGACGCTGTGACGGGTTCCGCGAATTACGACGAGAAATCCGTGCCTAATCAAGTACTCGATGCGGAGAAACTCGGCCTTTCTCCGCAGCTTTGCGACGATTTAGCCGTGGTATTGAGCAGTCCTCGTTATCACATGCTTAGCTGGGTTCTGGACTGGAAAGAGTTGAACGGTCTGTGCGAAAGATATCTGGAGAACGCGGAGGAGATGAGAAATACAAATAAAGAGTTGAAATATCTTAACATCGATTATTCGCAGTTCAAGGATTGGCCTTCCGAAGACGAAACCAAGGATATTTTCTTCGGTATCGAAAAGGGATACGAACAATGGGTCGATCTACCTTCAGACAATTCGGAACAGTTTGGTAGTTTCCAACCGGCGAACAGTTACAAGAGAGCTACCGCCAGAAGAAGCCTCGACGACACCACCACTACCGATTCGGATAGCGGAAGTATTCTGCGTATCAGGCGGTCAGGAAAACAAAGAAAGATTCATAGACTGGAATCATCCGAAAGCGAGTACGACAGCATAGAACGTAAACCGAAACACTTCAGGAACAGAGTTAGCTCGGTTTCGGACACCGATAGTAATACGCAGGATAGTCAAGCCGACAGTCTCGGCAGCGGTGGTTATCGATTGGATACGAAGAAAAAATCGATGAAATTGACCGGTAAAGAGACGAACAAGAAACGTTCCAAGGCATCGAAATTGACCGCCGAATCGATGTCGCACTTCCACATGCTCATCAACGAAAACGTTAGACACGCGAACACGAACGAGGACGCGAGCGGTTCCGACGTGAGCAGCAACGATATCATAACTCTGTTTTCGGCTGATATGGACGAGAACAAGCGAGAAACGATAAAAGGTTCGGCATATACGGCGGCTGCTCCTCTGATAATCACCGAAAGAAGAAGCGATCCGGCTGTACTGAAATCCTTGAGAATGTTTAGGCCACAAAACTCCAAGAAACCTACCAGGATCTCTCAGATATTGCAAAAGAATCTGTTGAACAAGAGTAAGGACAATAATAATTTGGAGAATAACGCGAACAGCGTGGCGAAGTTTGCGCCTATGCTTAGCACTCTGAATTTGAATCCGAAGATCGTGTTGACTAGAGCTGACGAAGTCGATAGAAGGTTGATACGTGCGAAGAAGCAGCAACGTTTAAGTAGCGGCGATATTACCAGCGAGTTAATGAATATTCAGAAAAACATGCCATTCTCTCCGAATAAGAACTCGATATCGACCTATCAGAAGCAGAAAGGGACCGGTGGTGCGATCACCGGTAAAACGGATCTCGCTTCCGCTGATAGGCGAGACTTGAATTGCAAATCGAATTTAGGCAAACGGAAATTCGACATTCTCGCAAAAGCTGTCAGGGATTCGGATATCCTGGCGAAGAACGTGCCAGGTTTAAATTCCTTGGACATGATGGTACCACCAAGAATGCGCCCTACGGTAAACGTTGTACAACTCTCTAGAAACATTCCACAAAGTCCAAATTCGGGCTCCGTTAATAGCGGCAATACGCCGCCGAGGCCAAACAGAACTCCTAGCATCGCTGGCAATATTCAATTACCGGGTACACCCTCTTCCGGGGGACACGACAGCGGCGTTGGCATGAGCCCTGCCGGTCAAACCCCACCTTCCAGATCGTCGACTCTTCCGGACGTGGGCGAAGAAGCGAATCAACCGCCGGATAGCTCGCCGACGTCTTCGACTACGACTAACGTTTCCAATCAACTCGAACCGGACACGAGTCCCAGAACGGTGCCGATCCGGCGGAATCAACCGAATCAATCGCCTAAAAAGTCTCCTTCTCCCTGTTCCGCCGtcacaaccaccaccaccgccgGTTCCGGAGGTTCTTCTTCGGCTATCACCTCGGAACAATTGCAAATTGTTTGTAAACCGGATGGTACGTACCAGCTGGCTTCCGTCAATCCGAACATTGTGTCGAATCAGAGAAATatccttaatttacaaaatatcgaGGATGGAAATATCGGTACGTTTTCTCGACAAACGCAACGCATCGCGGATAACGGCAACTCCACCAGATCCACGTACGACAGATTGACATCCTCGTCCACCAAATCCACCTCGCAAACTGCTCAAAATACTGGTTTACCAAAATTTCAGCAAGCTTTTGGTAAAACTATATACACCCTGTCGACGGACACGTCGACGAGCGGTACTTCGGAGCCGTTGGTTCAATCGGTATCGCCGCAGAAGACGACCAATCTTTCGAAGGCGGTCCAAACGTCCGTGCCTAACGCGCAACAAACAAATCCATCCGCGGGAATTAACGTACAGTCCATCGCGAACATTCCGAATACCTTGCAGTTATCTACCAGCAGACAAATATTGAATATCGTTCAGAATTCTGGAAATAATGCGAACGTGGCAACCAGTCCGAATGCTAACCAAACGCTTACGCAACTGGTACAAAGCGTTCAGAATGCCTCACCTGGTGTGATTTACACGCACAAAATTCCTGTCACGATATCCACCACGAATCCGAGTCAGTTAAACATTATACCGACTATTTCGCACGCAAATTCCATACCAAGTGGTAGAACGCCGGTAGTCAAATTAAATATCATTCGTGCTCCCTTGAGGCAACAAAACATTACCGGCGCTATTCAGGCAGTTTTGACTACACCCAGAttgcaacagcaacaacaacagcaacctacgcaacaacaacagcagcagcagcagcagcagcagcagcaacaacaacaacaacagcagcagcagcagcagcagcaacaacaaccacCGTCCGTTCGAACGGACAGTTTGCTCGGTTCTCCAATAGAGGTACCGAATCAAGTTAGTTCGACCACGTTGGAACAATTGAGAGAATTCGAAAGCGTTCTAGAACAGGTGAAAGAAAGAAGCACGATTCAACCGCAATCGCATCAAATGATATCCACAGCGGTAACGACTACCGTGCAAACGCAAACTACAACTCAGCAATCACAAGCCAGTAAACAACAACAGGTATCCGTGAGCGCCTTAGCTCAACAGCTTCTAATGCCTACGCAACAAACCGGTAACAGCGACTTCGCGAGCAACGGTAACGCTGTCAATTTTCAACAGGACGTGTTCTCTCAAAAAGTTTCTTTGACGTACGCGAATCAGAATACAGGAACCGCTACTGCCGCTGTCGCCGCCGCCGCTCCTAAAACGCCAAATTCGACGCCCGTCGTCGTGGTGACGAGTTACTGTCAACCTGCGGCTTCTCCTGCTTTAAGCGTTACGTCGCAAAGCTCTTCCAGTCCTTGTGTCACTCCAGCACCAGCGCCTATACCTGGGAAAACACCGCCCACTCCACCGTCCTCGAAGACGGTGAAAAAATCGGCACCCAAAACTGTCAAGACCAGCGCGACGAACACATCGAAGGCGTCGCCGATTCCGAAACCGCAACAGAAACCGCAAGAAGACGAGCAAACCGCTCAAAGGATCTACGCTATTTTGGACGAGTACGCGGAACAGCTTCGTAATTCTCCGGATCTTAATAACAAACCAGCTCCAAGACGAAGGTCGAATCCACCGACGAATCCTAGTCAATCGTCGAAAAGAAAGAAGTCGAACGCTAATAAGACGAAACCGGTTGGACAGCAAAATTCGGAACTGAGTCCGAGCACGGACGATCTCGGTAGAACCATGGGTAGCGAAGATTCGTCGAGTGGCGTTGTACACGTGCAAGATAGCCCAGCAGGCTTCTCGGCGCCGGAGGAACCCACGAATAACATTGGGAACGTGACGGACGCGTCCGCCGAGGTTCGAAATCTGACCAACGATTCAAACGATGGCGTAGAATTGAACGTGAAAAGACGAAATCTGATCTTCGCTGAGCCCGGTTCGGGTCAGCCTAGAGCCGTGATCGTTCAAGAAGCTGTGCAAACCAGTTCCGTCAGCGTTAGCGAAGCTTTGGCTTCTGTCACGGGGAAGATGGGAAGCACCGCTGTTCTAGTTCCAGGCACCAACTACATCTTACCGATGAACCTTATGAAAGGGGGACAACAGTTCACGATAGTGTCCAGCGGATCGAAGCTTCTCGCTACCGTGCCAGCTACGGTACGAACCACCGGAAACACCGGAGTCTCGAACACTCTAGTGCTGCAGTCCTTTCTGAATCAAGCCGGGAAAATCATCTCGCAACCGGCACAGGTCAAACAGGTTAAGATACCAACTTTGCAAACTTTATCGGGCAATCAAACTCTAGCTGCCGCTCAGAATGTACAGAACGCCTCGGTAGTGATTCCACAGACCGGAAACGGTAGCCAATTCGCCGGAGATTCTGCAACGGAGAAAAACAATATTATCGGTGACTTAGCCATGGCGAAATCTGATCCCGCAGCCGGTGGGGTTGGCGTCGAATCAGCGACGAACACCATCGTCGTAAACAAAAGCAATTCCACGATCGGTTTGATTCAGCGTAATCTAAACGAACCCACGGAGAATCAACAGATATGCGGTGTTATCACGAGCAATCCAAATTTGACTCTTCAGGGCACGAGACTGTTCAACTCTTCTATACACAAATTGTCAACGCCCACTTTAAAATCGGACAACGTAGTGTGTCTAACACCTGCGGCAACGATTACGCACACAGCTGACAAAAAATCGTCGCAGGAGAGCCAGTGTCATAGCGAGAAACCAGTTTCCATTCAGCCTGGTGCAACGATTGCTCTTGCTTTCGCCACTCAGTCGGACGTGTCTATGCTGAACGATgctcaacaacagcagcagcaaccgcagcagcagcagcagcagcaacaacaacaacaacaacaacagcagcagcagcagcagcagcagcagcaacatcaacaacaacagcaacaacaaaaaGATACAAAAGAAATATCCACGGAATTAATTCCTGGTGCTAAGATCATCTCTCCGAAGACGGTGAAAAGAAAAATCGATGATGCAATGG ATTCCATGTCCACGATAACGGTCGCGAGCAAACAAGCAGCAGGAGGAATCGATAACGCGGCACAATTTTTGGTGACCGGTGGTCCGAGTAGTTCCGACAGTCAAGAGTCGGCCGTGCAACAGACTGGCGAGGGTATCGAGGTATCGTGTAAAGTTGGCAACGGTTTATTGTATGGAAACGCGAGACTGCAAGAAGCATGGGAACCCGAAGGCAAAGTATCGCCGGATACACCGTGGCGATACGTACCTACGTCCACCAACTCTTTGAACATCGAACCTTTGAACTCGCGATACGTCGACAATTCGGAAAATGTTCAAAGCGTTCTGCAAATAATCAACAAAGGCCAAGGTATCGAGATGGCGAGCGGACAAATTTATCAAACGAATACGaagaaatatttcatgaatCATACTTTAGAACCATTCCAACAGTATTCGAATAAAAGTAACGCGATGAAAATGCCGTTGAATCCTAGATTAGATAGAGAATTGTTGCAACAAAAAATGGAAAGAAAAGCAGCCGCGATGGAACGCGAGATGAGGCTGCAAAAAAGTTTATCCGAGGAATGCGAAGATTTAGGCGTAGACGAGCCGAGCACCAGCGATCTGTTTCCCGAAGCGGATCTATTGTTCGACACGAATCATTCGCCGTCTTTCGATCATTCTTCCCAGGACGCGTCCTGTAGCCAGCCTCTGGGTATGAAATCGTACAGTGGTTCCTACTTTCGTTCTTTAGATTCGTCGAGCGGTAGCAGAGATGCCAGTCCAGTGGCCGATTTCAAAGCGAACGAGCGCAAAAAGAACAGCGGCCAACGAACGAGAAGTTCGAAAGATTCTTCCTCGAAGAGATCGAAAAGAGACAAGGCGGTGGAAGAGTTGCACTTGGAGAATCCGGCGAAACACATGCGTTTAACTCTGGATAATTTAAGTCAGGACGAGGCGTCGAATAGTACGTCCGATATTTCGAGGTTATCACCGGCGAATCTAGGATCTTTGGAAAGCGACTCGTTGAAGGATGCCACTAGGGTAAAGATCATCTCGAGGAACGGATCGAAGGAAGGTTCGCCTAGCAGCGTATCCAGTATTCCGTCTAACATGAAATTAGACATTGATCTAGATTCGGAATCGTTACCTCCCAGTATCAACGTGAACAACGCGTCGGCCGCCAGTTCGGGGGACGAAAGTTTAACCTTGCTTAGCGGCACTACCGCCGACGTGACCATACCCTCGCCACTCTCGCCCATCGCTGGTCCGATGCTTTCGACGCACAAGTATACCTACACCAACAAGAAACGCATCGCGTCGAAGGTAACGAGAATGGATTATTTGTCCTGGGGCAGTCCGATGTCCGAGAGGACGAGATCGAGCAGCGACGAGGAAGACTCGAGCGTGAGCGAATCGATAGGTAGTCAGCCGGAGGAGAACGCTCTGAGCAACGGTCTCGACGACAGCGTGCACAGTCTCAAGTCGTTATCGAGCGAACGTCGTTGCAGTTATTTCAAGAAAAAGGACAAGCTACAGGTGAACGCGAGGGTAGTGTTGAATCGAACGGATCACAAGGGTAGCTTGTCGAAACGTATCAAGGCGAACGAATCGATCCAAGAGTCAGTGATGGTCTCCAGTGATAAGGCTTCCGAACCTTCCGACGACGAGACGGGTAACATAGCCATGGTAGAACCCGATTGCCGTGCCCGACGATCCAGTTTACGAGGACACGTGAAAAAGGGATGCGCCTGCTGCAACGGATCTCCGGAAAGACCGAAGAAGAAGTCCGTCAAGACGGATCATTCGAGATTGAAAAAACGACTGTCGTCGAAACAGGCCAGCAAGAAAAGGTAG